A window from Betta splendens chromosome 1, fBetSpl5.4, whole genome shotgun sequence encodes these proteins:
- the LOC114852786 gene encoding E3 ubiquitin-protein ligase RBBP6-like, translating to MSCVHYKFSSKLDYNTVTFDGLHITLNELKRQIMARERLKATDCDLQITNAQTREEYTDDEAHIPKHSSVIVRRTPIGGVKPAGRTFIVDRSDTAVVGSSRPTDSSPSLSLAQLTKTANLVDANASEEDKIKAMMTQSNHEYDPINYSKKAVGPPPAHYTCFRCGKAGHYIRQCPMLMVQDKSVEGPKPVRISKGIPQSFMVKAEPGTKGAMLTSTGEYAIPAIDAEAYALGKKERPPFVPHDQSSSEDDSDPIPDELLCPICNDLMTDAVVIPCCGNSYCDDCIRTALLDSEEHICYTCKQSDVSPDNLIANKFLRQAVNNFKNETGYTKHARKQVQHAIPPPPRPQLVRPPNSRQQDPLLANVSKPPSAPTRTLPPQVTPPVTETAPTSAVTAAPTPPHAAAVVESEAASPAPPPVMDRHSPMHSISQGEPPPPGETDPEPTVATGSSVTSERRSQGYHVTVLGHPPPTRLLNPPVNHMRPHHVGRGRHWESTRSYRARAEHPSTHVPTVPPPAPAPSVYPSPSLYPPPQPYPPPYPSAPGLIAPPALGYQPQPIFGPGPPGLNPPWVAPGTQPPLATLPPSLAQPPLSKDDFYRPRHRQDKVASKLDEFTKDFHKELMKYRNPPKRRRPSYSRSRSFSRSPFSRSPYSRSRSRSRSRSVSRSYSYSPSRSRSRSRSHGRPYPRSPYSRRNGRSYGRSRSRSRSRSRSYGYRRSGSPRSPLSYRGGAWEGAEGPASYRSRSRSRSPGAYRSRTPSGRKLPPRELAHYDMKTSSPGGHDRWDKERYRQWESADWFYKDYDNQHPSLHQRGRGSRDRERERMSPLSRDYSPQGRGRRGKEDRGAPPHHPPSSSSSGTKSSKVLKTKKIKKKKTGDEPEPSHQSVDRGDATPVRDEPMDEIPSLTKTPPVSSKPPSSTTSTKAPASKSTAAPGKPSTKSTSKSQSDKIKKEKGQKGKAKVKTEGVKVKSEKVKKKSGEAVVTKRKDSSSMVAKPLTTRTVKSKPEDALNSTTPKKDKSKTSAVKPALLKTPPPPSQNLPLPHSSLHEGSRAGQDIRGRRDLLQGGGLLPVPHPHGLPPFHRPPSPVESRRRIGEEGRSLLGPPPGKLRRLDGLMGGPDMMPHSHISHPHLIHRLPPPTDRPGLLPIPGSRDMARGDTDRGSIRPLMDLQVKPLRKIKLNRDLGRKSSTETAASDRTPLGPEKMVPSERSATATKEGDRPSSTPEGARGKERSASAERGVSRERPGSAGERLQGTDREQDRSSGPDRATDREQDRGSGLDRERDRTADRERDRTADRERDRTADRERDRTADRERDRTADRERDRIADRERDRIADRERDRTADRERDRTGERERDRTAERERDRTAERERDRTAERERDRTAERERDRTADRERDRTADRERDRTADRERDRGLGSDRDKGLGSDREKEKVSGSQKGAGAVERETEGERCMRTERKNSSGGSGRSVSLDKMTIGEKSARRQVDHQDKPSGSKERGDVAEQVSKSDRSVSKDRTERSMPSGEKPAAAHREAKGGDEAAAMKSKPKISRKALTSHTMSSTRSTQDTKRDSERDSKSASSKPATQCSPSFVKSPARTPSVSPEPSPISEEPLIQPPPRSKWEREDDEEGQENGSVASKEPSPVPQKSRGREGQTEAPRLVRSEGRDATKEDRKGAVKEDKKGRAQRDDSKGSRSTHTNSDKQAKSKTMREDGRGVTGKEERATEGRGGGAREENRGPEPRRQRLCSDLGRETDEAAFVPDYSEGEGSEPERGRSGSASPSLSHPSDSPTPSNHSGSATTTTDKKKKKHKKHKKHKKHKKHGSQDKEGEHKEHKHKHKKKKHKKSKDKDAEEEEKTEKAEEETPC from the exons ACTGATTCTTCTCCTTCACTGTCACTCGCCCAACTTACCAAG ACTGCTAATCTGGTTGATGCAAATGCGTCAGAGGAGGACAAGATTAAGGCCATGATGACTCAGTCCAACCATGAGTATGACCCAATAAA CTACTCTAAGAAGGCAGTTGGACCTCCACCTGCTCACTACACGTGCTTTCGTTGTGGAAAGGCTGGTCACTATATTCGCCAGTGCCCCATGCTAATG GTCCAGGATAAGAGTGTTGAAGGTCCCAAGCCAGTAAGGATTAGTAAAGGCATACCTCAGAGTTTCATGGTGAAAGCAGAGCCAGGCACCAAGGGAGCCATGTTAACCAGCACTGGAGAATATGCTATACCTGCAATAGATGC GGAAGCATATGCACTGGGAAAGAAAGAGCGTCCTCCATTTGTTCCACATGACCAGTCATCATCCGAGGATGACTCGGACCCAATCCCTGATGAATTATTGTGTCCAATCTGCAACGACCTGATGACAGATGCCGTAGTTATACCTTGCTGTGGAAACAGTTACTGTGATGACT GTATCCGGACTGCCTTGTTGGACTCAGAGGAGCACATCTGCTACACATGCAAACAGTCAGATGTTTCACCGGATAATCTTATTGCCAATAAATTTCTTCGACAG GCTGTAAACAACTTCAAGAATGAGACTGGCTACACCAAACATGCTCGCAAGCAGGTCCAGCATGCAATACCACCTCCACCACGTCCTCAGTTAGTCAGGCCTCCAAACTCGAGACAGCAGGACCCACTGCTGGCCAATGTCTCTAAACCTCCAAGTGCACCCACCCGAACCCTTCCACCACAGGTCACTCCTCCTGTGACTGAAACGGCACCTACTTCTGCTGTAACTGCTGCTCCTACACcacctcatgctgctgctgttgttgaaagTGAAGCTGCTTCACCAGCCCCTCCACCTGTGATGGATCGCCACTCCCCTATGCACTCTATCAGCCAGGGTGAACCACCCCCACCAGG TGAGACAGATCCAGAACCTACTGTGGCAACAGGATCATCTGTAACTTCAGAACGTAGATCACAG GGGTATCATGTAACTGTGCTTGGTCACCCACCACCTACAAGGCTGCTCAACCCTCCAG tTAACCATATGCGCCCTCACCATGTTGGCAGAGGCAGACACTGGGAAAG tACCAGGTCTTACAGAGCCAGAGCAGAGCACCCATCCACTCATGTCCCGACAgtgccacctccagctcctgctccttcagtaTACCCATCTCCCTCTCTTTATCCACCTCCGCAGCCCTACCCCCCTCCCTACCCATCAGCCCCTGGCCTTATTGCCCCTCCTGCCCTCGGTTATCAACCCCAGCCAATATTTGGACCCGGGCCTCCCGGGCTCAACCCTCCTTGGGTTGCCCCCGGAACCCAGCCCCCTCTTGCCACACTCCCACCTTCTCTGGCTCAGCCCCCTCTCTCAAAGGATGATTTTTACAGACCGCGGCACAGACAAGACAA AGTTGCATCCAAATTGGACGAATTTACTAAAGATTTCCACAAAGAACTTATGAAGTACAGAAATCCACCAAAGAGACGAAGACCATCATATTCTAG GTCCCGGTCATTCAGTCGCTCCCCCTTCAGCCGTTCTCCTTACTCTCGCTCTAGATCAAGGTCTAGATCAAGATCAGTATCCAGATCTTACTCTTATTCCCCCAGCAGATCCCGCTCCCGCTCAAGGTCTCATGGCCGGCCTTATCCCCGCTCACCTTATTCTAGACGGAATGGTCGTAGTTATGGACGGTCACGATCAAGGTCCCGCTCTCGTTCAAGGTCTTATGGATATCGGCGGTCTGGTTCACCACGCTCTCCTTTGTCCTACCGAGGTGGAGCCTGGGAGGGAGCGGAAGGCCCTGCATCTTACAGATCTAGGTCACGCTCTCGATCTCCTGGTGCTTACCGGAGCCGTACACCAAGTGGACGAAAGCTCCCTCCCCGGGAGCTAGCACATTATGACATGAAGACTTCCAGCCCTGGTGGTCATGATCGCTGGGACAAAGAAAGGTATCGACAGTGGGAGTCTGCAGACTGGTTCTACAAAGACTACGACAACCAGCACCCTTCACTTCATCAAAGAGGCCGTGGCAGCCGAGACAGGGAGAGGGAAAGAATGTCCCCATTGTCCAGAGATTATTCCCCacaaggaagaggaagaagaggcaaAGAAGACAGAGGTGCTCCACCtcatcatcctccatcctcttcctcatcggGGACTAAGTCCAGCAAAGTcttgaagacaaaaaagataaaaaagaagaaaacaggagaTGAACCAGAGCCATCACATCAGTCGGTGGATAGAGGAGACGCTACTCCTGTCAGAGATGAACCAATGGATGAAATCCCTTCACTCACCAAAACGCCGCCTGTTTCCTCTAAGCCTCCATCCAGCACTACAAGCACTAAAGCCCCAGCCTCTAAAAGCACTGCTGCACCTGGTAAACCCTCAACCAAGTCAACATCAAAGTCTCAGTCtgataaaattaaaaaagagaaGGGTCAGAAGGGAAAAGCTAAAGTCAAAACGGAGGGTGTGAAAGTAAAGAGCGAAAAGGTAAAGAAAAAGAGTGGTGAAGCAGTTGTGACCAAAAGGAAAGATTCCTCATCAATGGTTGCTAAACCATTAACTACCAGGACTGTTAAATCCAAGCCAGAAGATGCCCTCAACTCCACAACCCCCAAGAAGGACAAGAGTAAAACCTCTGCAGTTAAACCTGCCCTACTCAAAacccctccgcctccctcccAAAACCTGCCCCTGCCTCATTCTTCTCTTCATGAGGGTTCTCGAGCTGGCCAAGACATTCGGGGGAGAAGAGATCTCCTGCAGGGTGGTGGTCTCCTTCCTGTCCCTCATCCACATGGGCTGCCACCCTTCCACCGACCTCCCTCCCCAGTGGAGAGTCGGAGGAGGATTGGAGAGGAGGGCCGATCTTTACTTGGACCTCCTCCTGGAAAGCTGAGGAGGCTTGATGGGCTAATGGGTGGTCCTGACATGATGCCCCACTCTCACATATCTCACCCGCACCTGATACACAGACTCCCTCCTCCCACAGACAGACCTGGTCTTCTTCCCATACCAGGAAGCCGAGACATGGCCAGAGGTGACACAGATAGAGGATCTATTAGACCTCTAATGGACCTTCAG GTAAAGCCACTAAGGAAGATCAAGTTGAACAGAGACCTGGGAAGAAAAAGCAGCACTGAGACAGCTGCCTCTGATAGAACTCCATTGGGTCCCGAGAAGATGGTACCCTCAGAACGATCAGCTACTGCTACCAAAGAAGGAGACAGACCAAGTAGTACCCCAGAAGGAGCTAGAGGAAAGGAGCGATCTGCGTCTGCAGAGAGAGGAGTATCCAGAGAAAGACCAGGAAGTGCTGGAGAGAGACTGCAGGgcacagacagagagcaggacaGAAGCTCTGGACCGGACAGAGCtacagacagagagcaggacaGAGGCTCTGGACtggacagagaaagagacaggacCGCTgaccgagagagagacaggaccGCTgaccgagagagagacaggaccGCTgaccgagagagagacaggaccGCTGACCGAGAGAGGGACAGGACCGCTGACCGAGAGAGGGACAGGATCGCTGACCGAGAGAGGGACAGGATCGCTGACCGAGAGAGGGACAGGACCGCGGACCGAGAGAGGGACAGGACCGGTGAACGAGAGAGGGACAGGACCGCTGAACGAGAGAGGGACAGGACCGCTGAACGAGAGAGGGACAGGACCGCTGAACGAGAGAGGGACAGGACCGCTGAACGAGAGAGGGACAGGACCGCGGACCGAGAGAGGGACAGGACCGCGGACCGAGAGAGGGACAGGACCGCGGAccgagagagggacagaggtcTGGGGTCTGACAGAGACAAAGGTCTGGGGTCtgacagagagaaggaaaaagtGTCAGGGTCCCAGAAGGGAGCAGGTGCAGTGGAAAGAGAGACTGAGGGAGAAAGGTGTATGAGGACAGAACGCAAAAACTCCAGTGGTGGAAGTGGAAGATCTGTCTCTCTCGATAAAATGACTATTGGAGAAAAATCGGCTAGGAGACAGGTCGATCATCAAGACAAACCAAGCGGATCTAAGGAAAGGGGAGACGTGGCAGAACAAGTTTCTAAATCTGACAG GAGTGTGTCCAAGGACAGAACAGAGCGGAGCATGCCCTCAGGAGagaaaccagctgctgctcacagagaAG CTAAAGGtggtgatgaagctgctgctatGAAGAGCAAACCAAAGATCAGCAGAAAGGCTCTGACAAGCCACACTATGAGCTCTACTAG GTCAACTCAGGACACAAAGAGGGACTCAGAAAGAGATTCAAAGAGTGCGTCTTCAAAACCTGCCACGCAGTGTTCACCTAGCTTTGTCAAGAGCCCTGCCCGGACCCCCAGTGTGAGCCCCGAACCCAGTCCGATCAGCGAGGAGCCGCTCATTCAGCCACCTCCTCGGTCCAAGTgggagagagaagacgatgaagagGGACAGGAAAATGGCTCCGTTGCATCCAAAGAACCCTCACCTGTGCCTCAAAAGAGCCGAGGCAGGGAGGGGCAGACCGAAGCTCCCAGGCTTGTTAGGAGTGAAGGTCGAGATGCCACAAAAGAAGATAGGAAAGGAGCCGTGAAGGAGGACAAAAAAGGGAGAGCACAGAGGGACGACAGTAAGGGCAGCagatcaacacacacaaattctgACAAACAGGCCAAAAGTAAAACTATGAGAGAGGATGGAAGAGGGGTGACAGGGAAAGAGGAAAGAGCAACAgagggcagaggtggaggagcaagAGAGGAGAATCGAGGCCCAGAGCCCAGGAGACAGCGTTTGTGTTCTGACCTGGGTCGTGAGACAGACGAGGCCGCCTTCGTCCCTGACTACAGCGAAGGCGAAGGCTCGgagccagagagaggaaggagtggCAGCGCCAGCCCGTCTCTGAGTCACCCCTCTGACAGCCCCACTCCAAGCAACCACAGCGGCtcagcaacaaccacaacggacaagaagaagaagaaacacaagaaacataaaaaacacaagaagcacaAGAAGCACGGCAGCCAGGACAAAGAGGGCGAACACAAGGAGCACAAGCAtaaacacaagaagaagaaacacaaaaagagcaaagacaaggacgcggaggaagaggagaaaaccgAGAAAGCAGAAGAGGAGACTCCGTGCTAA